aacccacaaaaagtaggccaaaatgaatttttaagttcttacatatatatacaaagtgTAATTTAAAAGGTGcctgttaaaaaaataataataaataaaaaaaaaaaatacagtccaCAAAACCTGCTAACAATACATCTCAATTTCGGTTTTGTTTCCAGCTGTCAAATCTTTACTGTAGGTAGCTGAGATTACTCTCCCAGGTATTAAAAAGATGTAAACTTTAAAAGGTTAGTCAGTCTTTCAGACTACGGTTTGCGTATTACAGAGAATCATACTCTGCGACTTTTTGTGGGCTTTGAGCTGGGTGGTCACATTTTTAGTCCCGAGTGTGTCTTACCTTGATCAAAGGAATGCTCAATGGCAAGAAAATGTGTCGACATGGCATCTTGCTCCTGATGTAAGGGAAGTTTACTCTCCCCAACCTtcaggaaaatgaaacaagaacaAGTGGAAATAAGTTTAAGCAATGTGAGAGTCATATTGGATTGTATTACGCGTCTTCAATTTATGAGAGTTTCTCATTGCTGTACAAAAGGTGCAAAACTTTGCACTCTttactttttcttcatctgttttttttttttctttccttaaaACAAATTTCAGTGAAATAACGTATCTCTAATGTTAAgaacatacacatattttgtatgattCTGTAGCACCTGAAATACTTTTGCACAGAATttggcactgaaaaaaaaaaaaaagagaaaatatctaAGTTGTCTGGATGACTGCATTATATTGCATGTTTTTActcaaatctttattttttgtatagCTAAATTTTccattatatatacacattttatCAATAGGCCTAGGGTCAGGATCAATTTAGCCTCGACtttcagcgaaaaaaaaatcagtgaaataACAAATCTCTAATGTTAAGACATTCTGTAGCACCTGATATACTTTTGAACAGAATTtggcacattaaaaaaagagaaaatatctaATTTGTCTGGATGACTGCATTATAATGAATGTTTTACTCAAATCTTTATTttgtaaagttaaatctaaatgtaaATTCCAGATATACACATGTAATTAATATGTCTAGGGTCAGGATCAGTTGGGCCTTGACTCTTTAATTTTTAGAGGAAGCATCTATGCCATTCAGGGTTGCATAAAGGCCAATATTGATTTGAACCTCAAAATAATGCTTCGGGACTCTTGACCGATTTCTTTGCCTGGCAACAGCAGGATGCGATATGCAGAAGGCTCTACACTATCAAACCACCTAGCTACAGTACTATGTAGATTTACCTTGTAGCTAAACTGAAGACAAACTTCAAGTTGTATGTAGGCATAAATACAGAAAGGCTGGGAAAGTTATGTTCTAGTCTTCAGACAAGAACATTTCTGATCACTTCACCCGGGTCGTGAGCCAGTAGGATTATCACTTGTAATCATACACACCCAAGTGGGTAATATTTTGACCAGCAACTCTTATCTGCCTCTCATCATACCAAGGGCAACATCACTTGCACAACCACGTACAGTCTGTAAGTCATGCATCTCATCACTTGCAGAGTTTGTAGGATCCAGTACCGTATGTTGGGGAAAGCAACACCACACTCAAAAAGATGCTATGGGGACAGATCAACTGTCAACACAGCCAAGCTTGATACTCCACTTTGCCACCATTTCAACTTCCCTAACCACTCTATCGCAGACATGATTGTACAAGACATTGAATCTTGGGCACTCGTCCAGACACAATCCGAACCAGCAGAGGTTGAGAAGCTCTGAATGAAATGACTTCACACAATCCAACCCCATTCTGTATCCTTTTGTTGTTCCTGTTTAATATCTTGTTTGATGCTGCCACTCTATTCATCAAATTATCCTTCAAAAGTTGCCCCCTATGATCCTTGGGATCATCAACGGCccacctctgccttttgtctgttcaCTGCTTATTGTTgttagacccccccccccccccatctgttTTGGCTCCCTGCCTGTGACTGCCAACCAatcccttttgttttcattttctgcgTCCCAATTTTATAGCCCTCCTCAAACTGTGCTGTCGTGTGTAGTCTATAGTATGTGACGTGACCGACTGCTTTccctacgtacatgtatgtttgtcattttgcctctgccAAAATTCTGCAAGGATTGAAatctcaggccccttttgactctatCCTCTTGCAGTTTGGCACCTCTTACAGCTTGGTATGCCCGATGGGGCCGTGTATGGTTACCTTCACTGGTTTCAGCAACCTCTTTTTAGTCATACGATTATCAGTGATTATTGTAAAAACTCTagtataatcatcatcataaagcAGTCAGTCATATTCATAAAGAAATAGGGCCTACAGTCCTATATAACCTATACAGACATTTTTCATGGTTTAATACTTTTGTTTCACACTCTCACTGAGTGAGTATAGTAAGGGTATTCAgatctcgcgcagggacttacAAACTTGTAATGGTCGCGCATAGCAAAACTGCGtttagcaagcaatattacgtgtaggactaagcgcaaaatttgccgatacgcccatggaataaaaatacccgacaaccgctaaacatgagaagaaagcatgcaggtaagaaattttgatttcgaacaaattttccactaaaattCCAATTTTtttgaacaaatttttcactaaatttccaattctttaccttgtaatttacctaccatagcttaaaatctgttttaaggatgttgtagcctagacgtgtcatctcacttgtctcgttcgtagccgatagaattcataatttgttcgatcgatcgtttataatattctacgaaagccgaagcacgttacagctgcagaggggcagacactttcacacatgaaactacatagggcagctgcgcgacctttacataccccgagaaattgaacgcaaaaaattaagtccgacatacaaacggcgacagcgcactacggtactccgtcatcgtatcatcatcagctatcaggagattctgggaggtgatttttctgcattttcgtgatatttatttaaaaattcaggtacgattgtggaataatttctatAATAAGAGCATCACatattttcgtgcgcgatatctagacccctcaaacCATAGAATCACCAGATAGGAACGTTTTAACTGTTTGAGTGTTACAGTCAGTGTACAGTAGGCCTGGGCTACTCTAACGTTACTACTGTCCGGGTAGATATGACTTACTTACATGACAAATCTAACTCGTCAAGGATTGACAGACACATGCAACAGGACAGCATACTGGGTAGTTAATATACTGACTGACTGCATGACTGCATAATAACCGGTAATATCATCATGGGATCGTGTAAAAAGGGCACCGGGCGCCGGGCGATCATCACTACCGGCCAGGCAAGCACAGGCGACGGGAGCCGTCAGGCGTTGGAGCCGCGCTCCTACAGCTACAGGCCGGCTCTTGATGGAATCACTCGACAGAAATCTAAGCGAATTAGAACGATTTTGCCCACACTGATTTCACCCAAAGGTTTGCTTACCTTTCGAGAGCAGCTAGCCATTGAGATGAATGTGAGACCGACAAGGCAGAGTCGGTAGATTATCACCGCCATGCCTTTAATTGATGCCATTTCTATCTGACTAACGTTAGTAGAATCAAGACACCGGTCCAATAGCGCTGCACAGCATAATTGCACGTGTAACGAAAGCGCGACAGAAAAATATACGTTTGCTAGCACAATGCCGAATGCGTGTACTTATATGCACGAAATATTTCCGTGATATATATTTGAATGAGCATGGTAAACTCCGATGTCACTGCACTGTACTGCGTCATTTCAATTTAACGCCCTCAACGCCCCAGTACCGGTAATGGAAAGTTTCAGAaagtaaatacatgtaggtctagTTTCAATAAAAAGTACTTATTCGCACTAAATTCCTAAAAGATGTTATAGCAAATGTTCTCTACGTTTTCTGAAGAAGCTAGGTAATGCCATAGATTGTGCTCTCTCCTGTCTGAGAAAAGTTTGAAGTTTTGTGAAGTTAAAGTTTCCAAGCATACTATCATAGTAGGCCTAAATATGTGATACAAATTGTTGCAAAATTGCAataacaaaagagagagagggggaggcaGTAAGGTGttacaaaattgtaattatttgattttgtaatgGTTCGTCTCACATTCCCACAATGGTATggtggtatggtatggtatggttgGTATGGTGCATACGTTATGATATGTTAATGATATGAGTTAGTTTCATTCGTATTCTGTGATATGTCTGTGGTGTACTTGTGAtgtattcaatgtttattttgttgtgatatCCAATATACAAAGAATTTCCAGAGTGGACAATaaagtaatcaatcaatcaatcaatcaatctttcCTGAGTGTTTGATTAATCTTTTATGCATTCTCTAAATCCATAAAAGtttcaaaaatataattatgcacCATATCTTTTGCTCTGGGTTATGATGTAACGATTTGACTGTTTATTATTAATTTAATACATCATCACTTGCCTGATTACCCgtggcaagtgaaaatcaaagttggGCATTTGTTTGgaaaaattagaagaaaaaaaaatgcttgcctGAATTAATAGGGCAAGTAAAAAGCTATGAAGCTACCTTTTTTTCACCTTTCTCCCTTAAAACTCACAAAGTCAACCATCACAGAAGCCCAAAGATGATTGCTAGTGATTGATGCTATGCATGACACTTCGATTGCATTAATTCAGCAACTCACATGACAACAAACACTCACATGAAGAAGCCCAAATGTAATGCAACACCAGGTGAaattatttaaaacaaaaatttagaaaaaaaaagttgtgtaatacttcaacattttcacataaaatCATTCACATTGTAATAATGGACTCCATAACCACACACCCCAAAACACACATacccccatacacacaaacacacagacacagacacacatataaAAAGGCCCTTCATAgggtgtatatatgtgtatatatatatatatagagagagagagagatgaaaaagaCATGGTTGCTAAAAGAACTTTGCACTGTAATTAttatgacatattctgaaatgaTCAGCAacaatgcatgcacacacatgaaTCTCTTCAAGTATTACACATTGACTCAACATTATTGAATACATTATGCACTTTTACtcaacatacatttttttttttatttgcttgctctttttttttacatcaataAATATACAAAGATGATTGTACACTCATCTCATTGAACACAATGATGTATTACAAAGACAGTCtggaaaaatgaaagggagacacACATTTGTAGTGTGCCAAAGCGCTTTTGGTTAGCTTGCAAAGCTTTCCTATTAGCTTTCAGTAATCCAACCAGATTtgatattgaccgattctgtgacgcgctatgtgtatttttggcatgggcgcagccatagtgggtgtatcagccgaccccccctccgcactcccccacccctctccctacattagcacgcgcgcagaatgaaaaactgctttagccaatgggcgtctcgtactgagtgcgcgaatgcttgcttagtgcgcgaacctttgttacaagtgcgtgtaaacatgttgccccggggtgggggagagcagggggggtcggctgatacacccactatggctgcgccctgtgccgtaaaatgtctgctgccctcaacgaacccgaatcggtcaatacataCAAGTAGCTGTAAAATTAGCAAGTAATCTCTGGCATGGTAATGCACTGTAAATGTTAATATACTGAGGgtgattgttttttttgtgcgtgtgtgctgaGCTGCTCAAAAACGTCAGCATAAAAACATGTTTGAGCGGGTTCTTGAATTTGCACTGCAGAGTTGTCATCCTGTTCAAAATCTgcagaaaaaaattgtgaagatattttcctAGGTTTTAGAAGTTGTGCCAGCAAAAAGTAGCGCAAAAATACACCAAAGTTTAATGTaccacaaaattttccatattTACTGTACCTCATTCCTACAAAAAGGCCATGGTGACTGACCTTATAGGGATTATGGGGATTATATAATCTCCATTCATTTACAATTGCAGATAGCTGTCAGATGCCTCCACCAATCGGCGAAGAAAGCACATTAACATTGTGTGCCAATTGACAAACATTGAATCAATGACTTGATCAACACACTATGATTCCATGTACATTAAAACAGTAACTATACATTTAAATATACAgatatgtacagtgtagctCAATTTGTTCTGATTCTTCATGCCAGTCTTTCATTGTGCTTACTATGATTTCCAAAGCTTTGACTCACACTTATAAGATGGAATATTTTGACAAAGCGAAAGGACTGTGGAcactcgtttttttttcttgacgaGTTAAAAAAATAGCACTGTACCACAATATGTTAATCGCCATTGAAATTCTCACTTAGCTTTAATACAAGACAGAAAGTAAATCAGTTTAATGGACTACCTTCCTTTACAGtttaaaatgaatcaaattcTCAAGCCTTTTTTCCTACATGGCAAGGTTTTCTGGCTATAGTATCACCAAGTCTTGCATAaaatcctttcattttttttttctcagatatagacacctgcctgagtatactcgggactggtcttcaatgggttaaaattaAGCTACAGACCCTGTACAAGTGAAGCATTCTGAAATTGTGACTGAAAAGTGTCATGACTCACTTGAACTAACAGTCTGCCAGAAGATTCCTTCTCATCTAGGGAAATGTATTAACTTGGTGAAGGCACAAATGAATGGATTCATACAGGTATCTAGTCAAAACTTATGGGCAATACATATACATCTCAACAGATCGCTGTACACTGTATCATATTTTGCCATGGACAATTTCACACGTCAACTGACATGCACAAAATTAGCAACATGCCACAATGTTCCCTCTTGTAGCATGAGTGTCATGTGTAATATTTACAGCACATAGAATGAAATCCCTGTAAATACTGAAAAATGATTTGATCAATGTCTTTATCAATTGATGTGGTTCCAAATTCTGAAATTAACCATATTTGTAAAATTGCAGAGTTTGATGGCAAAAGGAGTTTACTCCTTTCTCATGAAGTTGAGATATGTTTGTGCTTAATAATGCTACTTAAAAAGACAAAGAATGATAATTGTTTTCCAAAACAGCCCAATTATTGAGCTGCAGAGTGAAAGAGCAAATATACAATGAACCATCACACTATACACTGTGGTAGTCGCACCTACTGCACCAATACAATATACCAAATTTCATGTGATCTGAATAGAGTCATATTCACACCTTGTCATTTAAGTTGCGCAAAAACAGCTTTTCTTGTAAAATCCAGAGGCTAGCAACACTGAAACTCAAACCGacatcacataaaaacaaaaacaacgcacacataaaacatcaatatacatgtacatgtacagtatactgcACAATCATCTTGATAGAGTATATGTACAAAAATAGGTATCAAGCCACCAGTTAGAAAATAAGGCACTTGATACGATAGTTTTATcttatttacacacacaaaaaaaagtctTTTCAATTCATCTTGCAATATTCCACAGCACTacatcataaaaaaataaaatacagtgtTGTGATTTTTAAATATTTGTAATTTAAATAACACTATTTCACAATTTAGTGTCCCTTAATCTTACAATCCTAAGGATTGGGAAGTGCAAAACATACACTACACTGGTACTCTCATCACCTACCAGCTTTGCATTATGTGCAATTCTCACACATACAACCTGTACATGGTACATTGTTTTCACttttgactttaaaaaaaaaaaaaaaagaagatgaaaacaaaaattgtaataCAGTTGAACCTGCCATTAGTGGCTACCTGCCTATAACGGTCACTTGCTGTATACAAACATTTCCCCGACAGAAAAGCCATAAAGATCCTGAGCAAAGCAGCCATCTGTCTTACACAGTCAGCAGCCATCTATTTTAGCTACTTTTCCGGTcttttactttttactttttttttttttactttttacgcTCGGTCCAGTACGATTAATTTCATGTCTTTGTAAGTTCACAGACTACAGTGACTTCTTACTACTATTGTTATAAATCAATGTGGACAAAGTAGTCCAGTTGAACAAAATATTGGCAATTTCTATTTTGCACTGTTGTCAACCTGGACAGAGCTGGAACCGGaaaaaacatttacattttagCAAAAATTTTAATCTTACAGTGCTCAAAGATCTTTGAGCACTGTAAGATTAAACCTTGAATAAAGGTTAATCTGGTTAATGATAGCATAAACCCAGTCGGCTGTGAAAGTATGCAAGTATTAAATACAATCTACTTTCAGCACAATATTGAGCTGGTTCTTTGTTAAAGTGATTACGTAAGATTTCACAAGCGAAATACAATTACCGGTAATGCTTTACAACCATCTACATTTAAAAATGGAAAGTATATTCCATGTATTAGGCAATAACGGTGGCTTTCATCTAGCAGGAAAAACTATATAAATATCTAAATATATATGTCTCTATATATCAAGACTTACATGAAATCAGATAAAAAGTTGTTccattttttaacaaaaagtaaaaagtaaaaaaaaatattgtttctgaAATGGTCCTCAGCCTGAACAGAAATCATAAGATAAAATGCAAGGCAAACATCTGGAATGTAAGCACACCCTCTCTGTTATAAAAGAATGAAGTGGTAAGGAAAGGGGAATTATCACTTAAATTCGAAGGTCTAAATGGCCTCCTGAAATTGGAATCTTAGTCATAAAGTTAAAACTAACCGATTGCTTACCGTCTTTGTTATAAAAATTTcctttatcttgccaacacctTTTAGAAGAACTCATAATATAACCTCTACAAATTTTCTGTGAGCTGTCCTAAGTGATCAATAAATACTATTTATACTATACCTATGGAATAAAGAATGGATGAGATTACAACTCTGTAACCCATAAAACTTTAATAGACACCTGTCTGAGCACAGCTCAGAAGTCTACATCACCAGAAAAGTACTTGCCACTGAAATTCCTGAAACCAACAAATATATGACCCTCCTCGTCAATCTTAGTTGGATAGGTCATACTGCTCTTCTCCTTGCGACCTTCTGGCAGTTTGACCTCTCCGGAAGTCAGGTCAATGCACCACTTATGCCATGGACACTTGACACAGATGGACATGTCTGGCAATACCTCAATATCACCAAGATGCAAAGGGCCTCCTGGCATGATAAaagaaagtggaagaaagaaaagaaagccaTCAATAGAAGGAAAGATTTTATGGAAAGACGGagatatacagtgcactcccgttacaacgaacacggttataacgaaatttcgttataatgaagtaaaacttctggtcccaaaattatcgccattaaagtctatggtacaaaattcgcttataacaaacacaattatagcaaaatttcattataatgaagtcttttccgagcaccagtgacaaagaaaaacaaaagaattgtgctccgttataacgaaatgagGATCGCTTTCGAAAATAGTAGCGGAGCAAGCATTTATCTGGCATCTCTGCATGGGCGAACAcgtcacatcactgtgtgttcaCTTGGTGTGTCACGCGCAGTTTACGAGGGGGTCTTGtgttattgtattacaataatctgaaattgaattctatttgttttatttttcacatagctttccagtgtatgacgaggattcaacaaacagaatatgatatatgcgtggcttctttgtttttgttttatattgtaaTTGTtcggttgtaacaaaatttcgttataacgaaagaaaagtgccagtcccgagcatttcgttataacgggagtgcactgtatagagATTATTAGGCAAGAAAAATTGGCACACATAACGTCAGGCAGTACCTCAATATTGCCAAGATGCAAAGGGTCGCCTGGCATGATGCAAAAGATAGAAGACTGAAGGAAAAAGCATCAACAGAGACTGttgcaggcaaaaaaaaaaaaaaatatgaatggtCATGGCCTGATAAATGTATCAGAGTAGCATAACACCTGTCCAAAGGCTCCTTCAGACAAATGGGGGAAATGTTTCTTTGCGATGCAATGACACCCCTATATGCAGACACTTTCCCCTAAAGACTAAAGGggtggtacagtttcggttgaaaTGGGGCTTGAGGTTTCCACCGTTTTttggtgatgattttttttttcttctagataatgagaaatatgatataagaaagaacatataatttcaagaggaattcaaagttcattttaagaaaatcggttttgaaatggctgagatattcaaaatgaagcaatcctaataaaaggtgggactcatcTGTATTAGGactgctttgttttaccttctTTTGGGATACCTCAGCCACTGAGAATTTTGAATTCTGCCTagaattgttttcttttcaacatttcaGGATGTGGTTTAtgagtatcttgcaaaaagttgaaagctgaattctcacctcaaccaatactacacttgtataccatccctttaataattCACAAGAGTAAACCTACTTAATGGCAATTACCTATACCTACAATATTAAATTCACATATAATTACACAAATTTACATGCTCTTTTTTGCAAGGCAGCAGTGACTACGAGTCACTTTAATGTTTGTTCTCATGCACTTTCTGGTTGCGCTCACCTAAATGTGGACATTTCTCTCCCACGGCAAAGAGCAGCTCGCCGTAGCGAAAGAGGGCGATGTTGTCCTCATTGAGGCTGACAAGACTCCCTGTCGGCATGCTGTTAGACCGTCTCAGCTGGCGTCCGCTAACCTGATGACTTTTCCATTTCTGCTCTGGGTTGGACCAATCGTAGAGCTCTGGGTGAAGCAGACGGGCAGAAGAAAAAGGTTACTCACAATTATCAATACATCATGATTCATGCATGCTGCACATTTCACACCTGCATATTACATGTATCACTGAAGTGTAAATAAACTTTACAGGCAGATACACATACTGTATCTAGATCTAGAGCACAGAGCCTCAGAGGTAGTCACTGACTGTGTCACAATGAGGTTTCTGATttagaaaaataatgacagataTCTATCACATTCTGCCTATCAATCTAAACACCACTACCATTTGGTGATggcgaattttttttttttttgaagaagaagaagaagaagaagatagatCTAGGTGCAGACcgaaaagcagaaaaacaccACGCTCCAAGAGTCCAAGTTGCCAAGTTCCCACTTGATTGCACCTCGTTCAAGATACAGACGCAAGAATAAGGCGGTCGGACTGAGAATTACGACAGAGCCACTGAATCGTGATTTTACAAACGAACGTGCAATCAATGCTCAAAATTCGTGAAATATGGAACAGTAGCGCCACAAAGGGTTCTCAACGTGATCCTTACCTTCGAATTTCACGGTCTCCACACGAAAATACAGAACTCCGTTGTTTTCGCTCATGAAACGCCGTTTTTCTTGGTCCACACACGTACCAATGTCGATGAGTTCCTCAATAAATCGCGCCTGTGGCGACGTGCTTAGCTGTCCAGGCATTTTGTAACAAACAACTATATCGTGCGTATGATATTCCAATGGGGGATAAAATACAATTACACAAAACGGCTAGCAGAAAGAATTTGCAATAGCAACAGAACGCTTTTCACCTcctgtttctttttcctttttttttttcggttggttttttggtgggggggtctctcttctcttctcttcctcttggtttatttttttcccaataaagcaagttcttgcaaaaaaaaaaaaaaaatatatatatatatatatatatggcccgATTTTAAGCAAAGCAAGTTGTCCTTGGCTAGCAGTTAGAAAGCTTCGGTTAGAAAATGTCTTCCATGTATGAAGTTGATTCCGTGACGTCAACTTGAGACAAGGAGGTTTTCACAACTACTGGTATAACCGGGTACTGAGTAAATATATTTAGAAGTTCCTCGATCGCGTTTTTCTAAGAGCTGACCTTTATATAGAATTTTGTTTCAAAGGTCCCTCACTGAGCTTTGTGCAACTTGGTTGACTGAATGAAAATAAAGGTACCAGCCAATCTTACAAGTTCAAGTTCACAAAGGATTAACCTCTTCCAC
The sequence above is a segment of the Diadema setosum chromosome 12, eeDiaSeto1, whole genome shotgun sequence genome. Coding sequences within it:
- the LOC140236203 gene encoding Rieske domain-containing protein-like — its product is MPGQLSTSPQARFIEELIDIGTCVDQEKRRFMSENNGVLYFRVETVKFEELYDWSNPEQKWKSHQVSGRQLRRSNSMPTGSLVSLNEDNIALFRYGELLFAVGEKCPHLGGPLHLGDIEVLPDMSICVKCPWHKWCIDLTSGEVKLPEGRKEKSSMTYPTKIDEEGHIFVGFRNFSGKYFSGDVDF